One region of Flavobacterium sp. KACC 22763 genomic DNA includes:
- a CDS encoding M1 family metallopeptidase, with protein MKNHFLKYIFLGLVVLMSPKIEAQNKAEKVDELSIYRATPLKTHDLIHTKLEVSFDYGKRYLYGKEWITLKPHFYETDSLKLDAKGMDFKEIAIIDGKKSIPLQYKYDNEELSIALNRKYKKTEKYTIFINYTAKPAELKSKAGESITNSNGLYFINPDGKGDKPIQIWTQGETEASSCWFPTIDKPNQKTTSELAMTVEAKYTTLSNGKLASQKVNKDGTRTDIWKMEQPNAPYLFMMAVGDFKIYKDSYKGKEVSYYLEPKYAPYAKQIFYKTPDMMNFYGKMLGVEYPWAKYAQIVVKDYFGGAMENTSATVHGEYVQKTERELLDDNQESTIAHELFHQWFGDYVTAESWSNLTMNESFATFGEVLWHGHDAGQDAEDRSRYEKLQNYLRSQKNGDSPILARFHYKNADDMFDNISYSKGSIILYAMKNQMGDEAFFKGLNHYLTTNAYKSGEPHQLRLSMEEVTGKDWLPYFEQWYYNAGSPILDVTYKYANGKVIITINQSQDSSVQTFTLPLKVDFYVNGTKIRKDILINKRQQSFSFDISSKPEFIDLDPDKILVGEVNVDKKTAADYLYQYKNAPSYYNRIEAIKFASKDRSQESQLILLEGLKDPQEDLRVLSIKAIDLNEKQTKDQVLKTLLDIAKNDKKTIARANAIVKLASTGDASYKSLMEESIKEQSYNVIAAGLSGLTKYAPAEADKALASLDDDTQKHVTPLMKRFSSQK; from the coding sequence ATGAAAAACCATTTTTTAAAATATATTTTTTTGGGTCTTGTCGTTTTGATGAGTCCAAAAATTGAGGCACAAAACAAAGCAGAAAAGGTTGATGAATTATCCATTTATCGCGCTACTCCTTTAAAAACACACGATTTAATTCATACCAAACTGGAAGTTTCTTTCGATTATGGAAAACGCTATTTGTATGGAAAGGAATGGATTACTTTAAAACCGCATTTCTACGAAACTGATTCGCTTAAGCTAGATGCAAAAGGAATGGATTTTAAAGAAATTGCTATTATCGACGGCAAAAAAAGTATTCCGTTACAATACAAATACGATAACGAGGAACTTTCTATCGCTTTAAACAGAAAATACAAAAAAACTGAAAAGTACACGATTTTCATTAATTACACTGCCAAACCAGCAGAACTAAAAAGCAAAGCCGGCGAATCGATTACCAACTCAAACGGATTGTATTTTATTAATCCTGATGGAAAGGGAGACAAACCAATACAAATATGGACGCAAGGCGAAACAGAAGCTTCGTCTTGCTGGTTCCCAACAATTGACAAACCAAATCAGAAAACAACTTCTGAACTTGCTATGACTGTTGAGGCTAAATATACTACACTTTCAAACGGTAAATTGGCTTCGCAAAAAGTAAATAAAGACGGAACAAGAACGGATATCTGGAAAATGGAACAGCCAAATGCGCCTTATTTGTTTATGATGGCCGTTGGTGATTTTAAAATCTATAAAGATTCTTATAAAGGTAAAGAAGTCAGCTATTATTTAGAGCCAAAATATGCGCCGTATGCCAAACAGATTTTTTATAAAACGCCAGATATGATGAATTTTTACGGCAAAATGCTTGGCGTAGAATATCCTTGGGCGAAATATGCGCAGATTGTGGTGAAAGATTATTTTGGTGGTGCAATGGAAAATACATCAGCAACCGTTCATGGTGAATATGTTCAGAAAACAGAACGAGAATTATTAGATGATAATCAAGAAAGCACCATTGCTCACGAGCTTTTTCATCAATGGTTTGGAGATTATGTAACGGCTGAATCTTGGTCAAACTTAACCATGAATGAATCGTTTGCCACTTTTGGAGAAGTGCTTTGGCACGGGCACGATGCCGGACAAGATGCGGAAGACAGATCGCGTTATGAAAAATTGCAGAATTATTTGCGTTCTCAAAAAAATGGTGACAGTCCTATTTTAGCACGTTTTCATTACAAAAATGCAGACGATATGTTTGATAATATCAGCTATTCTAAAGGTTCGATTATTTTATATGCCATGAAAAATCAAATGGGTGATGAAGCATTCTTTAAAGGACTAAATCATTATTTAACCACAAATGCTTATAAATCTGGCGAACCGCATCAATTGCGTTTATCGATGGAAGAAGTGACTGGAAAAGACTGGTTGCCTTATTTTGAACAATGGTATTATAATGCTGGAAGTCCGATTCTGGATGTGACTTACAAATATGCCAATGGAAAAGTTATCATTACAATAAATCAATCTCAGGATAGTTCGGTGCAAACCTTTACACTGCCTTTAAAAGTTGATTTTTACGTAAACGGAACTAAAATCAGAAAGGATATTTTAATTAATAAAAGACAGCAAAGCTTCAGTTTTGACATTTCTTCAAAACCTGAATTTATAGATTTAGATCCAGATAAGATCTTAGTTGGAGAAGTTAATGTAGATAAAAAAACGGCTGCTGATTATCTTTATCAATATAAAAATGCGCCATCGTATTACAACCGAATTGAAGCTATAAAATTTGCGTCAAAAGACAGAAGTCAGGAATCACAGCTTATTTTACTGGAAGGTTTAAAAGATCCACAAGAAGATTTAAGAGTATTGAGCATCAAAGCAATTGATTTAAATGAAAAACAAACCAAAGATCAGGTTTTAAAAACACTTCTTGATATTGCTAAAAACGACAAAAAAACTATTGCAAGAGCAAATGCTATTGTAAAATTAGCTTCTACAGGCGATGCTTCTTATAAAAGCTTAATGGAAGAAAGCATAAAAGAACAATCATACAACGTAATTGCAGCTGGATTATCAGGATTAACAAAATACGCGCCAGCCGAAGCAGATAAAGCATTAGCTTCATTAGATGACGATACCCAAAAACATGTAACGCCATTAATGAAAAGATTTAGTAGTCAAAAATAA